One window of the Manihot esculenta cultivar AM560-2 chromosome 14, M.esculenta_v8, whole genome shotgun sequence genome contains the following:
- the LOC110599623 gene encoding PR5-like receptor kinase isoform X1 — protein MAAFSFILLFALFLPVFTFIKACPTEVQCGRLGPIKYPFTIEGHEDCGLLVVNDCSKEMQMIQFENERGYPIRYQVESFSPVGSLSTKLSVIDMDLQHSLNDKRCESFNNLSLPGLPYVTFKMNSSLKTMYKCDYSVESGDPDNFRFHSCGGFKFYYAVKDNASIPSPLLDCSTLQLPLNITNVDHDIFRILTSTFSLLVSLQDPMQGHKGQGHKGSGSRAWKTVALSVSGIVLLIIFCCFIIKFSPNCSIFYWKKNTQDHQNIEAFLKNHGVLAPKRYKYSEVKKMTGSFNDKLGQGGYGSVYKGKLPDGRLVAVKVLKESKRNGEEFINEVASISRTSHVNIVTLLGFCFEDSKRALIYEFMSKGSLEKYIYEENPLKADRQLGWETLHHIAIGIARGLEYLHRGCNTRILHFDIKPHNILLDETFCPKISDFGLAKICPRKESIISMMGARGTAGYIAPEVFCRNFGGVSHKSDVYSYGMLVLEMVGGRKNICVSVDNTSEIYFPHWIFKRLELGEELGVDGTANAEDNQLVRKMVVVSLWCIQTDPSNRPPMSRVVEMLQGTLDSLPIPPKPYLFSPPRSVASSSPSPHYDS, from the exons ATGGCTGCTTTCTCTTTTATTCTTCTCTTTGCTCTGTTTCTCCCTGTTTTTACTTTTATCAAGGCTTGTCCAACAGAGGTTCAATGTGGAAGACTGGGTCCGATCAAATACCCTTTCACTATAGAGGGACATGAGGACTGCGGTCTCCTTGTGGTGAATGATTGCAGCAAGGAAATGCAGATGATCCAGTTTGAGAATGAGAGGGGATATCCAATTCGGTATCAAGTCGAAAGCTTCTCCCCAGTAGGCTCTTTATCTACTAAGCTTTCGGTTATTGACATGGATCTCCAGCATAGCCTGAATGATAAGAGATGTGAATCCTTCAACAATCTGAGTCTTCCCGGTCTCCCATACGTTACTTTTAAAATGAATTCCAGTCTAAAAACCATGTACAAATGCGACTACTCTGTAGAGTCTGGAGATCCTGATAATTTTAGGTTTCATAGTTGCGGTGGCTTCAAATTCTATTACGCTGTCAAGGATAATGCAAGTATTCCAAGTCCTCTGCTTGATTGTTCAACTCTGCAGCTTCCACTCAACATAACCAATGTTGATCACGACATTTTCCGAATTTTAACTTCTACCTTCTCTCTTCTTGTTAGCTTACAGGATCCAATGCAAGGACACAAAGGGCAAGGACACAAAG GATCCGGAAGCAGAGCATGGAAAACAGTAG CTCTCTCGGTTTCCGGAATTGTGCTTCTAATTATATTTTGTTGCTTTATTATAAAGTTTTCGCCCAATTGCTCCATTTTCTATTGGAAGAAGAACACACAAGACCATCAAAATATTGAGGCTTTTCTTAAGAACCATGGAGTGCTGGCACCAAAAAGATACAAATATTCTGAAGTTAAGAAAATGACAGGGTCCTTCAATGATAAACTAGGCCAAGGAGGTTATGGAAGTGTTTACAAAGGGAAGTTACCTGATGGCCGCCTGGTGGCAGTGAAGGTATTGAAGGAATCCAAGAGAAATGGAGAAGAATTTATAAACGAGGTTGCAAGCATTAGTAGGACTTCCCACGTCAATATTGTCACTCTTTTAGGATTTTGCTTTGAGGATTCCAAACGAGCTCTAATCTATGAGTTCATGTCTAAAGGATCTCTTGAAAAGTACATATACGAAGAAAATCCCTTGAAAGCTGATCGTCAATTGGGTTGGGAGACATTACACCATATTGCAATTGGCATTGCTCGAGGATTAGAGTACTTGCACCGAGGTTGTAACACAAGGATTCTACATTTTGACATAAAGCCTCACAACATTCTTCTAGACGAAACTTTCTGTCCTAAAATTTCTGATTTTGGACTAGCTAAAATATGCCCCAGAAAAGAGAGTATCATATCGATGATGGGAGCTAGAGGGACAGCTGGGTATATTGCACCTGAAGTATTCTGTAGAAATTTTGGAGGGGTATCTCACAAGTCTGATGTTTATAGCTATGGGATGCTAGTGTTAGAAATGGTTGGAGGAAGAAAGAATATCTGTGTTTCAGTTGATAATACTAGTGAGATATATTTTCCTCATTGGATATTCAAGCGTCTGGAGCTAGGAGAAGAGCTTGGAGTTGATGGAACTGCTAACGCAGAGGACAACCAACTAGTAAGAAAAATGGTGGTGGTAAGCTTATGGTGCATACAAACTGATCCCTCAAATAGGCCGCCGATGAGCAGAGTGGTAGAAATGCTGCAAGGGACACTGGACTCGCTGCCAATCCCACCAAAACCATATTTGTTCTCCCCTCCAAGGTCAGTTGCAAGTTCATCGCCCTCACCACATTATGATTCTTAG
- the LOC110599625 gene encoding LEAF RUST 10 DISEASE-RESISTANCE LOCUS RECEPTOR-LIKE PROTEIN KINASE-like 1.1 isoform X2 — translation MAAFSFILLFALFLPVFTFIKGCPPEFHCGRLAPIKYPFTIEGFKECGPLMLNDCDMPRGMPMIQFENETGYPIWYQVESFSPVNYLSTNLSVIDMDLQGRLNSRSCESFNNLSLPGHPHVTFKMNSSLKTMYKCDDSVESGDLDNFRFHGCGGFKIYYTVKDNASIPSPLLDCSTLQLPLNITNVDDDIFRILTSTFSLLVSLKDPMQGHKGSGSRAWKTVGKLQDGREVAVKRLYERNYHKVQQFLNEIEILTRLRHKNLVALYGCTSRRSRELLLVYEYVPNGTVADHLHGDRASSGLLTWPIRMRIAIETASALVYLHASDIIHRDVKTSNILLDNYFSVKVADFGISRLFPNDVTHISTAPQGTPGYLDPEYYQCYQLTDRSDVYSFGVVLAELLSSMPAVDIARQRHEINLAQLAMSKIQRSAFDELIDPCLGYHSDEEVKRVTTCVAELAFLCLQQNRELRPSMDEVLEKLMRIENPLDELPNLVENHDQCLSH, via the exons ATGGCTGCTTTCTCTTTTATTCTTCTCTTTGCTCTGTTTCTCCCTGTTTTTACTTTTATCAAGGGTTGTCCCCCAGAGTTTCACTGTGGAAGACTGGCTCCGATCAAATACCCTTTCACTATAGAGGGATTTAAGGAGTGCGGTCCCCTTATGCTGAATGATTGCGATATGCCCAGGGGAATGCCGATGATCCAGTTTGAGAATGAGACGGGATATCCAATTTGGTATCAAGTCGAAAGCTTCTCCCCTGTAAACTATTTATCCACTAATCTTTCGGTTATTGACATGGATCTCCAGGGTCGCCTGAATTCCAGGAGTTGTGAGTCCTTCAACAATCTGAGTCTTCCCGGTCACCCACACGTTACTTTTAAAATGAATTCCAGTCTAAAAACCATGTACAAATGCGACGACTCTGTAGAGTCTGGAGATCTTGATAATTTTAGGTTTCATGGTTGCGGTGGCTTCAAAATCTATTACACTGTCAAGGATAATGCAAGTATTCCAAGTCCTCTGCTTGATTGTTCAACTCTGCAGCTCCCACTCAACATAACCAATGTTGATGACGACATTTTCCGAATTTTAACTTCTACCTTCTCTCTTCTTGTTAGCTTAAAGGATCCAATGCAAGGACACAAAG GATCCGGAAGCAGAGCATGGAAAACAGTAG GCAAACTTCAAGATGGGCGTGAAGTTGCAGTCAAGCGCCTATACGAACGAAACTACCACAAGGTTCAGCAATTCCTCAATGAGATCGAAATCCTGACACGCCTGCGCCACAAAAATCTGGTGGCCCTCTATGGATGCACTTCACGCCGCAGCCGTGAGCTCCTCCTTGTCTATGAATACGTTCCTAATGGGACTGTTGCTGATCATCTCCATGGCGATCGAGCCAGTTCTGGCCTGCTCACCTGGCCTATTCGTATGAGGATTGCCATAGAAACAGCTAGTGCATTGGTTTACCTCCATGCTTCTGATATCATTCACCGAGATGTGAAGACCAGCAACATTCTCCTCGACAACTATTTCTCTGTCAAAGTTGCAGATTTTGGGATTTCCAGATTGTTCCCAAATGATGTTACTCATATCTCAACTGCCCCACAAGGGACTCCTGGTTACCTAGATCCTGAATATTACCAATGTTACCAGCTAACTGACAGGAGTGATGTCTATAGCTTTGGTGTTGTTCTTGCTGAGCTCTTATCATCAATGCCTGCTGTCGACATAGCTAGGCAGCGCCACGAGATTAATTTGGCTCAATTAGCAATGAGCAAAATTCAACGATCTGCATTCGATGAGTTGATCGACCCTTGTCTTGGGTATCACTCAGATGAGGAAGTTAAAAGAGTGACTACATGTGTTGCAGAGTTGGCTTTTCTGTGTTTGCAGCAAAACAGGGAATTAAGGCCTAGTATGGATGAGGTGTTGGAGAAACTAATGAGAATTGAGAACCCTCTAGATGAGTTGCCCAATCTAGTGGAAAACCATGACCAATGCCTGAGCCACTAA
- the LOC122721716 gene encoding uncharacterized protein LOC122721716, which produces MGPEVPTVAKEGVPKVGLEVPIIEEEAPGKSKEVILVDEDVQGASIGNVGSGPANDGGVTEKVGDKCPALPETSVPAPARKKSRASKGSAPALPPIGKEKEASKGLAPASPPLKKKDVPVVPLLPAPDNDILNAEDITHQSPASVVAEIIKERMFGGVIEASNPRLLALTGLLASSTREQAAFRSRPRGELGDTIREMLLMVMGLFMEVDARDHSLQESVDRRIEEARLEENLSATSDARGNLTAAREHASSLQIELHTTLEALKRDDGKAAEAQEHVKSLEVELSHTRRILEESNERAAAAEVRCEEVLKQLSSMVEILREKDEAVSQRDEVQRQCNAVKADLEGAQARFDKMKAQKEGGPSSGRGSRAGVE; this is translated from the exons ATGGGGCCAGAAGTCCCCACTGTTGCTAAGGAGGGAGTCCCCAAGGTGGGGCTTGAGGTCCCCATTATTGAAGAGGAAGCTCCAGGGAAGAGCAAGGAGGTTATTCTCGTTGACGAAGATGTCCAGGGGGCCTCTATCGGTAATGTTGGATCTGGTCCTGCTAATGACGGAGGAGTCACAGAAAAGGTTGGGGACAAATGTCCTGCCCTCCCCGAAACGTCTGTCCcagctcctgctcggaagaaatccagggcctccaagggatcagctccagctcttcctcctATTGGAAAGGAAAAGGAAGCTTCCAAGGGATTAGCTCCTGCTTCCCCCCCTCTAAAGAAGAAAGATGTTCCTGTGGTACCCCTGTTGCCTGCCCCTGATAACGACATTTTGAACGCGGAGGACATCACTCATCAGTCTCCTGCGAGCGTAGTTGCCGAAATCATTAAggagcggatgttcggcggTGTTATAGAGGCTTCAAACCCACGCTTGCTTGCCCTTACTGGTCTTCTAGCCAGTTCCACTAGGGAGCAAGCTGCCTTCCGGTCTCGACCTCGGGGAGAGCTTGGAGATACAATCAGGGAAATGCTCTTGATG gtgatgggcctctttatggaggtggatgctcgcGACCACTCTCTCCAGGAATCTGTAGAccgccggattgaggaggcaCGCCTGGAGGAGAATCTGTCTGCAACCAGCGATGCTAGGGGCAACCTTACGGCAGCTCGGGAGCATGCCAGTTCCCTCCAGATAGAGCTGCATACAACACTGGAGGCCTTAAAAAGGGATGACGGGAAGGCTGCCGAGGCGCAGGAGCATGTCAAGTCCTTGGAAGTGGAGTTATCTCACACTCGAAGGATTCTCGAGGAGTCTAACGAGAGGGCAGCTGCCGCTGAGGTCCGCTGTGAAGAAGtcttgaagcagctgtcctccatgGTGGAGATCCTTCGTGAAAAGGATGAGGCTGTGAGTCAAAGGGACGAGGTCCAGCGTCAGTGCAATGCCGTGAAGGCCGATCTTGAAGGAGCTCAAGCTCGTTTTGACAAGATGAAGGCCCAGAAAGAGGGGGGCCCTAGCTCGGGTCGAGGTTCTCGAGCAGGAGTTGAGTAA
- the LOC110599625 gene encoding LEAF RUST 10 DISEASE-RESISTANCE LOCUS RECEPTOR-LIKE PROTEIN KINASE-like 1.1 isoform X1 — MAAFSFILLFALFLPVFTFIKGCPPEFHCGRLAPIKYPFTIEGFKECGPLMLNDCDMPRGMPMIQFENETGYPIWYQVESFSPVNYLSTNLSVIDMDLQGRLNSRSCESFNNLSLPGHPHVTFKMNSSLKTMYKCDDSVESGDLDNFRFHGCGGFKIYYTVKDNASIPSPLLDCSTLQLPLNITNVDDDIFRILTSTFSLLVSLKDPMQGHKGSGSRAWKTVGIICATFSVIILMVVVTFFWRRYNRRKDGSSNLLPRNTSADLFSKSDRQGSDIFFGVSIFSYIELVEATHNFASENELGDGGFGIVHYGKLQDGREVAVKRLYERNYHKVQQFLNEIEILTRLRHKNLVALYGCTSRRSRELLLVYEYVPNGTVADHLHGDRASSGLLTWPIRMRIAIETASALVYLHASDIIHRDVKTSNILLDNYFSVKVADFGISRLFPNDVTHISTAPQGTPGYLDPEYYQCYQLTDRSDVYSFGVVLAELLSSMPAVDIARQRHEINLAQLAMSKIQRSAFDELIDPCLGYHSDEEVKRVTTCVAELAFLCLQQNRELRPSMDEVLEKLMRIENPLDELPNLVENHDQCLSH; from the exons ATGGCTGCTTTCTCTTTTATTCTTCTCTTTGCTCTGTTTCTCCCTGTTTTTACTTTTATCAAGGGTTGTCCCCCAGAGTTTCACTGTGGAAGACTGGCTCCGATCAAATACCCTTTCACTATAGAGGGATTTAAGGAGTGCGGTCCCCTTATGCTGAATGATTGCGATATGCCCAGGGGAATGCCGATGATCCAGTTTGAGAATGAGACGGGATATCCAATTTGGTATCAAGTCGAAAGCTTCTCCCCTGTAAACTATTTATCCACTAATCTTTCGGTTATTGACATGGATCTCCAGGGTCGCCTGAATTCCAGGAGTTGTGAGTCCTTCAACAATCTGAGTCTTCCCGGTCACCCACACGTTACTTTTAAAATGAATTCCAGTCTAAAAACCATGTACAAATGCGACGACTCTGTAGAGTCTGGAGATCTTGATAATTTTAGGTTTCATGGTTGCGGTGGCTTCAAAATCTATTACACTGTCAAGGATAATGCAAGTATTCCAAGTCCTCTGCTTGATTGTTCAACTCTGCAGCTCCCACTCAACATAACCAATGTTGATGACGACATTTTCCGAATTTTAACTTCTACCTTCTCTCTTCTTGTTAGCTTAAAGGATCCAATGCAAGGACACAAAG GATCCGGAAGCAGAGCATGGAAAACAGTAG GTATTATATGTGCTACTTTCTCTGTGATAATTTTGATGGTCGTCGTCACTTTCTTCTGGCGTCGATATAATAGAAGAAAAGATGGTTCCTCCAACCTTCTCCCCAGAAACACTTCTGCAGATCTATTCTCTAAGTCAGATCGGCAAGGGAGCGATATCTTCTTTGGGGTCTCCATCTTCTCCTACATTGAACTTGTAGAAGCCACTCATAACTTTGCCTCCGAAAATGAACTAGGAGATGGAGGTTTTGGAATTGTACACTATG GCAAACTTCAAGATGGGCGTGAAGTTGCAGTCAAGCGCCTATACGAACGAAACTACCACAAGGTTCAGCAATTCCTCAATGAGATCGAAATCCTGACACGCCTGCGCCACAAAAATCTGGTGGCCCTCTATGGATGCACTTCACGCCGCAGCCGTGAGCTCCTCCTTGTCTATGAATACGTTCCTAATGGGACTGTTGCTGATCATCTCCATGGCGATCGAGCCAGTTCTGGCCTGCTCACCTGGCCTATTCGTATGAGGATTGCCATAGAAACAGCTAGTGCATTGGTTTACCTCCATGCTTCTGATATCATTCACCGAGATGTGAAGACCAGCAACATTCTCCTCGACAACTATTTCTCTGTCAAAGTTGCAGATTTTGGGATTTCCAGATTGTTCCCAAATGATGTTACTCATATCTCAACTGCCCCACAAGGGACTCCTGGTTACCTAGATCCTGAATATTACCAATGTTACCAGCTAACTGACAGGAGTGATGTCTATAGCTTTGGTGTTGTTCTTGCTGAGCTCTTATCATCAATGCCTGCTGTCGACATAGCTAGGCAGCGCCACGAGATTAATTTGGCTCAATTAGCAATGAGCAAAATTCAACGATCTGCATTCGATGAGTTGATCGACCCTTGTCTTGGGTATCACTCAGATGAGGAAGTTAAAAGAGTGACTACATGTGTTGCAGAGTTGGCTTTTCTGTGTTTGCAGCAAAACAGGGAATTAAGGCCTAGTATGGATGAGGTGTTGGAGAAACTAATGAGAATTGAGAACCCTCTAGATGAGTTGCCCAATCTAGTGGAAAACCATGACCAATGCCTGAGCCACTAA
- the LOC110599623 gene encoding PR5-like receptor kinase isoform X2: MAAFSFILLFALFLPVFTFIKACPTEVQCGRLGPIKYPFTIEGHEDCGLLVVNDCSKEMQMIQFENERGYPIRYQVESFSPVGSLSTKLSVIDMDLQHSLNDKRCESFNNLSLPGLPYVTFKMNSSLKTMYKCDYSVESGDPDNFRFHSCGGFKFYYAVKDNASIPSPLLDCSTLQLPLNITNVDHDIFRILTSTFSLLVSLQDPMQGHKGSGSRAWKTVALSVSGIVLLIIFCCFIIKFSPNCSIFYWKKNTQDHQNIEAFLKNHGVLAPKRYKYSEVKKMTGSFNDKLGQGGYGSVYKGKLPDGRLVAVKVLKESKRNGEEFINEVASISRTSHVNIVTLLGFCFEDSKRALIYEFMSKGSLEKYIYEENPLKADRQLGWETLHHIAIGIARGLEYLHRGCNTRILHFDIKPHNILLDETFCPKISDFGLAKICPRKESIISMMGARGTAGYIAPEVFCRNFGGVSHKSDVYSYGMLVLEMVGGRKNICVSVDNTSEIYFPHWIFKRLELGEELGVDGTANAEDNQLVRKMVVVSLWCIQTDPSNRPPMSRVVEMLQGTLDSLPIPPKPYLFSPPRSVASSSPSPHYDS; this comes from the exons ATGGCTGCTTTCTCTTTTATTCTTCTCTTTGCTCTGTTTCTCCCTGTTTTTACTTTTATCAAGGCTTGTCCAACAGAGGTTCAATGTGGAAGACTGGGTCCGATCAAATACCCTTTCACTATAGAGGGACATGAGGACTGCGGTCTCCTTGTGGTGAATGATTGCAGCAAGGAAATGCAGATGATCCAGTTTGAGAATGAGAGGGGATATCCAATTCGGTATCAAGTCGAAAGCTTCTCCCCAGTAGGCTCTTTATCTACTAAGCTTTCGGTTATTGACATGGATCTCCAGCATAGCCTGAATGATAAGAGATGTGAATCCTTCAACAATCTGAGTCTTCCCGGTCTCCCATACGTTACTTTTAAAATGAATTCCAGTCTAAAAACCATGTACAAATGCGACTACTCTGTAGAGTCTGGAGATCCTGATAATTTTAGGTTTCATAGTTGCGGTGGCTTCAAATTCTATTACGCTGTCAAGGATAATGCAAGTATTCCAAGTCCTCTGCTTGATTGTTCAACTCTGCAGCTTCCACTCAACATAACCAATGTTGATCACGACATTTTCCGAATTTTAACTTCTACCTTCTCTCTTCTTGTTAGCTTACAGGATCCAATGCAAGGACACAAAG GATCCGGAAGCAGAGCATGGAAAACAGTAG CTCTCTCGGTTTCCGGAATTGTGCTTCTAATTATATTTTGTTGCTTTATTATAAAGTTTTCGCCCAATTGCTCCATTTTCTATTGGAAGAAGAACACACAAGACCATCAAAATATTGAGGCTTTTCTTAAGAACCATGGAGTGCTGGCACCAAAAAGATACAAATATTCTGAAGTTAAGAAAATGACAGGGTCCTTCAATGATAAACTAGGCCAAGGAGGTTATGGAAGTGTTTACAAAGGGAAGTTACCTGATGGCCGCCTGGTGGCAGTGAAGGTATTGAAGGAATCCAAGAGAAATGGAGAAGAATTTATAAACGAGGTTGCAAGCATTAGTAGGACTTCCCACGTCAATATTGTCACTCTTTTAGGATTTTGCTTTGAGGATTCCAAACGAGCTCTAATCTATGAGTTCATGTCTAAAGGATCTCTTGAAAAGTACATATACGAAGAAAATCCCTTGAAAGCTGATCGTCAATTGGGTTGGGAGACATTACACCATATTGCAATTGGCATTGCTCGAGGATTAGAGTACTTGCACCGAGGTTGTAACACAAGGATTCTACATTTTGACATAAAGCCTCACAACATTCTTCTAGACGAAACTTTCTGTCCTAAAATTTCTGATTTTGGACTAGCTAAAATATGCCCCAGAAAAGAGAGTATCATATCGATGATGGGAGCTAGAGGGACAGCTGGGTATATTGCACCTGAAGTATTCTGTAGAAATTTTGGAGGGGTATCTCACAAGTCTGATGTTTATAGCTATGGGATGCTAGTGTTAGAAATGGTTGGAGGAAGAAAGAATATCTGTGTTTCAGTTGATAATACTAGTGAGATATATTTTCCTCATTGGATATTCAAGCGTCTGGAGCTAGGAGAAGAGCTTGGAGTTGATGGAACTGCTAACGCAGAGGACAACCAACTAGTAAGAAAAATGGTGGTGGTAAGCTTATGGTGCATACAAACTGATCCCTCAAATAGGCCGCCGATGAGCAGAGTGGTAGAAATGCTGCAAGGGACACTGGACTCGCTGCCAATCCCACCAAAACCATATTTGTTCTCCCCTCCAAGGTCAGTTGCAAGTTCATCGCCCTCACCACATTATGATTCTTAG
- the LOC110599623 gene encoding PR5-like receptor kinase isoform X3, translating into MAAFSFILLFALFLPVFTFIKACPTEVQCGRLGPIKYPFTIEGHEDCGLLVVNDCSKEMQMIQFENERGYPIRYQVESFSPVGSLSTKLSVIDMDLQHSLNDKRCESFNNLSLPGLPYVTFKMNSSLKTMYKCDYSVESGDPDNFRFHSCGGFKFYYAVKDNDPMQGHKGQGHKGSGSRAWKTVALSVSGIVLLIIFCCFIIKFSPNCSIFYWKKNTQDHQNIEAFLKNHGVLAPKRYKYSEVKKMTGSFNDKLGQGGYGSVYKGKLPDGRLVAVKVLKESKRNGEEFINEVASISRTSHVNIVTLLGFCFEDSKRALIYEFMSKGSLEKYIYEENPLKADRQLGWETLHHIAIGIARGLEYLHRGCNTRILHFDIKPHNILLDETFCPKISDFGLAKICPRKESIISMMGARGTAGYIAPEVFCRNFGGVSHKSDVYSYGMLVLEMVGGRKNICVSVDNTSEIYFPHWIFKRLELGEELGVDGTANAEDNQLVRKMVVVSLWCIQTDPSNRPPMSRVVEMLQGTLDSLPIPPKPYLFSPPRSVASSSPSPHYDS; encoded by the exons ATGGCTGCTTTCTCTTTTATTCTTCTCTTTGCTCTGTTTCTCCCTGTTTTTACTTTTATCAAGGCTTGTCCAACAGAGGTTCAATGTGGAAGACTGGGTCCGATCAAATACCCTTTCACTATAGAGGGACATGAGGACTGCGGTCTCCTTGTGGTGAATGATTGCAGCAAGGAAATGCAGATGATCCAGTTTGAGAATGAGAGGGGATATCCAATTCGGTATCAAGTCGAAAGCTTCTCCCCAGTAGGCTCTTTATCTACTAAGCTTTCGGTTATTGACATGGATCTCCAGCATAGCCTGAATGATAAGAGATGTGAATCCTTCAACAATCTGAGTCTTCCCGGTCTCCCATACGTTACTTTTAAAATGAATTCCAGTCTAAAAACCATGTACAAATGCGACTACTCTGTAGAGTCTGGAGATCCTGATAATTTTAGGTTTCATAGTTGCGGTGGCTTCAAATTCTATTACGCTGTCAAGGATAAT GATCCAATGCAAGGACACAAAGGGCAAGGACACAAAG GATCCGGAAGCAGAGCATGGAAAACAGTAG CTCTCTCGGTTTCCGGAATTGTGCTTCTAATTATATTTTGTTGCTTTATTATAAAGTTTTCGCCCAATTGCTCCATTTTCTATTGGAAGAAGAACACACAAGACCATCAAAATATTGAGGCTTTTCTTAAGAACCATGGAGTGCTGGCACCAAAAAGATACAAATATTCTGAAGTTAAGAAAATGACAGGGTCCTTCAATGATAAACTAGGCCAAGGAGGTTATGGAAGTGTTTACAAAGGGAAGTTACCTGATGGCCGCCTGGTGGCAGTGAAGGTATTGAAGGAATCCAAGAGAAATGGAGAAGAATTTATAAACGAGGTTGCAAGCATTAGTAGGACTTCCCACGTCAATATTGTCACTCTTTTAGGATTTTGCTTTGAGGATTCCAAACGAGCTCTAATCTATGAGTTCATGTCTAAAGGATCTCTTGAAAAGTACATATACGAAGAAAATCCCTTGAAAGCTGATCGTCAATTGGGTTGGGAGACATTACACCATATTGCAATTGGCATTGCTCGAGGATTAGAGTACTTGCACCGAGGTTGTAACACAAGGATTCTACATTTTGACATAAAGCCTCACAACATTCTTCTAGACGAAACTTTCTGTCCTAAAATTTCTGATTTTGGACTAGCTAAAATATGCCCCAGAAAAGAGAGTATCATATCGATGATGGGAGCTAGAGGGACAGCTGGGTATATTGCACCTGAAGTATTCTGTAGAAATTTTGGAGGGGTATCTCACAAGTCTGATGTTTATAGCTATGGGATGCTAGTGTTAGAAATGGTTGGAGGAAGAAAGAATATCTGTGTTTCAGTTGATAATACTAGTGAGATATATTTTCCTCATTGGATATTCAAGCGTCTGGAGCTAGGAGAAGAGCTTGGAGTTGATGGAACTGCTAACGCAGAGGACAACCAACTAGTAAGAAAAATGGTGGTGGTAAGCTTATGGTGCATACAAACTGATCCCTCAAATAGGCCGCCGATGAGCAGAGTGGTAGAAATGCTGCAAGGGACACTGGACTCGCTGCCAATCCCACCAAAACCATATTTGTTCTCCCCTCCAAGGTCAGTTGCAAGTTCATCGCCCTCACCACATTATGATTCTTAG